GATCTCGATCAATGGACCGGGCCACATACCGGGCCACATACCGGGTTGCTGGCCGGATTGCGGGCCGACCGGGTGCGCCCGGCGGTGCGGAAGGCCATGACCGAGGCAGGCTTCACGCCGATGGACCTCGGCGACGGCTGCCGCGCCTGGTACCGCCGGTCGGACGACGGCACCCATGCGCTGATTTCGCACAACAACGCGCTGGACGGCGACCCGACGGTCAAGGACTGGATCGTCGGCCAGTATGGCGAGCGCGGCGGCTTCGTCGAGGTCGGCGGCCTGCCGCTGTTCCGGGCGCTGGAAGGGGCCGACACCCTGCCGTCGCCGGTGCGGCCGGACGGATCGCTGGTGGAGGCGCTCTATCCGTCCCTCCAACAGGCGCTTGATGATCTGGGGTGATAGTCCAGCTGTAGCTCGCGGATGGCCCAATGGGCGATGACCAAGGTCGGGCTGGACAAGCGGAGGGCTGAACGGAAAAGCTCACGCCGGTTGCCATATGGGATTAAGACCCCCATCTGACGGCCGACAACAGCCCCGACCATCAGCGAGCCGCCTGTCCATGGAAGCCGACCGATCGAAGCCCTTGCGCATCCTGCTCGTCGAGGACGAGCCGCTGGTGGCCATGGCCATCGAGGATTCGCTGGAAGTCCAGAATGTCGGCGTCGTCGGGCCCGCCGGCACGGTGGCGGAGGCGCTGGAGTTGATCGCCAAGGGCGGCATCGACGCCGCCCTGCTGGACGTCACCCTGCGCGGGGAGCGCGTCGACAGCGTCGCCGACGCGCTGAGCGCCCGGGGCATCCCCTTCGTCTTCACCACAGGCCATGGCGCCGCCGGCCTGCCGCGGAGCCATCAGGACCGGCCGGTCCTGACCAAGCCCTTCCGCGAGGTCGAGATGACCGACGCCATCGACCGCTACTTCCGCGGCGCCGCCTGACCGCCCGTAGGCCAACACCACTCAGCCAACGCCACTCAGCCCGGCCGCCCGTCAACCCGCGGCGACAGCAGGACCGGGGCGTAGGCGACGAGGTACAGGGTGAAGGCCGCGACCCAGGCATAGCCGGAGCATTGCAGCGCCGACCACACCAACTCCACCGGCAGCAGCGGCGAGGCGGTGCGGGCGACCGCCGCGACCGTCAGCAGCACATAGGCGGCGACCGTCAGCCGCGACACCGCCAGCGGCCGCCCGGTGTGTCCGAGCGAGGCGCGGCTCATCACCGCCAGGATCAGGGTGGCGAAGGCCCCGACCGTCAACGCATGGGTTCCCGCCGCCGCCGGCAGCCCGGCCAGGGCATGCAGCCCGCGCAAGCCCAACGCCACCGGCACCCACAGATAACCGACATGCAGGATCCACAGGATCGGCGAGCGCCAGGCCTTCCAGCCCTGCCAGCCGGCCAGCCGCACCGCATGGGCCACCGCAGCGGCGAGCGCGATCAGCCCGGTGACCACGGACTCCGGCGCCACCATCGCCGCCGGGATCAGCGCCAGCGTCAGAACCAGCACCGGACGCTCCACCATCGGCCAGGACCGCACGCCCAGCCCCGCCTTGCCCAGCCCGTTGCGGGTGAAGGCCGGCAGGATGCGCCCGCCGATCACCGTCACCATCATCAGCACGACGCCAAGACCCAGCGCGAAGCCGGCATCCGTCCCGCCCTCCAGCAGTTCCAGCCAGTCGAGGTGGATCAGCAGGTTGGCCGTCGTCAGCAGGCCGATCAGGATCAGGAAGGCGCTGTTCCGCCACTTGCCCGCCGCCACCAGCGGCCGGCCGAGCGCCAGCCCCAGCCCCGGCAGGAAGGCGATGTCGATCACCGCCGCCACCGGCTCCGGCATGCCGGTCCAGGGGAAGACGGCGACGCGGCCGGCGATCCACAGCGCCGCGAGCGCCATCAGCGGCGCGCCGGACACCGCTTTGGTTCCGGTCCAGCTCGGCACCGCGGTCAGCAGGAAGCCGGCGACGGCGGCCACCACCGTGCCGAACAGCATCTCATGCGCATGCCAGGCGCTGGCGCCGACCGCATGCTCGGGCCACTCCCCGGTCACCAGCACGCCCAGCCAGGCGCCGAGCAGCCCAACGGCAGCCACGCCGCTGAACAGGAAGAAAAAGCGGAAACCATACTGGAACAGGATCGGGATGGCGGGGCCGTCGTCGCGGCCGGCAAGACTGGGGGAGGACATGAAGGGGGACTCCGCAAAAACGGGTGCTGCAGTGCAGGATTGACCGTCAGCCTGCGCCCCCCGCCCCCACGCCGCCTTGACGAAAATCAAACGCATTCGCAAGCTGCTCCCCCGCTTCCTTTCCTTTCAGGTCCATGCCCCGTCCCGACAGCCTGTCCCTGCGCGAGGCCCGCCGCATCGCCATCGCGGCCCAAGGCTTCCCCAACACACCCCCCGAAGCCGATCCGGTGGAGGCCCGCCATGCCCGGCGCCTGATCGGGCGGTTGGGGCTGGTGCAGATCGATTCGGTCAACGTGCTGGTGCGCTCGCATTACCTGCCGCTCTTCTCGCGGCTGGGACCGTACGAGGCGGCGCTGCTCGACCGGCTGGCCTATGGCGGCAAGCGGCGGTCGCTGTTCGAATATTGGGGCCACGAGGCGTCGCTGATCCCGGTGGAGCAGCAGCCGCTGTTCCGCTGGCGCATGGCGCGGGCAGAACGTGGCGAGGGCATCTATGGCGAGCTGGCGCGCTTCGCCGCCGAACGCCGCCCCTACATCGACTCCGTGCTGGCCGAGGTGGCGGCGCGCGGGCCGCTGGGCGCGTCGGAACTCAGCGAGGCCGGACGCGGCGCTGGCGGCTGGTGGGGGTGGAGCGACGGCAAGCGGGCGGTGGAGTTCCTGTTCTGGGCCGGTCTGGTCACCACCGCCGGCCGCCGCGGCTTCGAGCGGCTCTACGACCTGCCGGAGCGGGTGCTGCCATCCGCCGTCCTGGACACCCCCACCTCGGAGGAGGCCGAGGCCCAGCGTGCACTTCTGCGCATCGCCGCCCGCGCCCATGGCGTGGCAACCGAGCGCGACCTGCGCGACTATCACCGGCTGGAGGTCGCCGACGCCCGCCTGCGCATCGCCGAACTGGTGGAGGCCGGCGACCTGCTGCCGGTGACGGTGGAGGGGTGGGAGCGCACCGCCTACGTCACCCCCGACCTGCGCATTCCCCGCAAGACCCCCGCCCGCGCCCTGCTCTCCCCCTTCGATTCGCTGATCTGGGAGCGGCAGCGCACCGAACGTCTGTTCGGCGCCCGCATCCGGCTGGAGATCTACACGCCCGCCCACAAGCGGGAGCATGGCTATTACGTCCTGCCCTTCCTAATGGACGAGCGCATCGCCGCCCGCGTCGACCTGAAGTCCGACCGCAAGGCGTCCGCCCTGCTGGTCCAGGCCGCCCACACCGAACCCCACGCCAGCCATGGCACCGTCGCCCCGCCCCTGGCGGCGGAGCTGCGCCGTCTGGCCGGCTGGCTGGGGCTGGAGCGGGTGACGATGACCGGCGGCGGCGATCTGGCGCCGGCCTTGGCGGCGGAATTGCGGCTGACGGGGGCCGACGCCCCGCTCACTCCAGATGGTCGAGCGGCAGCCGGGTCTCGAACTTCACCTCCTTCAGGGTGACGCTTGATTTGACGTGCGACACCGCGGGGATGGAGAAGATGCGTTCACTGAGGAAGCGGCCGTAATCCTCCGTCGTCGGCACGACGATGCGCAGCAGGTAATCGGCGTCGCCGGTGACGGCGAAGCATTCCAGCACCTCCGGCATGTCGGCGATGGCGGTCTCGAACTGTTCGACCGCATTCTCCTTGTGGCGTTCCAGCGTGACATGGGCGAAGACGCACTCGCCAAGCCCCAGCTTGCGCGGGTCGAGCTGCACCGTATAGCGGCGGATGACGCCGATGTCCTCCATCGACCGCACCCGGCGCCAGCAGGGCGAGGCCGACAGGCCGACGGTGTCGCCCAGCTCCTGCATGGTCAGGCGGGCGTTCTCCTGCAGGGCCGCCAGGATGCCCTTCTCATGCCGGTCGAGCTTGATCGCCGCCATCTGCGCCTTCCCCCTCCTCCGCCCAGTCAATCGTTACACCTGCAAACATAAGCAGAGCCGACGGCCGGTGCGAGCCCTTCCATGCAACCAATCCACCCTTCCCGGTGTTGGTCCGACGGTGGGAGTGGGCGCCAAGCGTGGGAGAACGGACGTGTTCGATTGGATCGTTGCTATGGTGGAGCACACCGGCTATGTCGGCGTCGCTCTGCTGATGTTCGCGGAAAACCTGTTTCCCCCCATCCCGTCGGAGCTGATCCTGCCGCTGGCCGGCTTCACCGCCGCGCGCGGCGACCTGGGGTTGGTGATGGTCATCGTCTCGGGCACGGGCGGCGCCTTGCTGGGGGCGCTGTTCTGGTATCTGATCGGCCGCTGGGTCGGCTGCCGCCGGCTGAAGCGCTGGGCCGGGCGCCATGGCCGTTGGCTGACCATCGCGCCGGAGGAGGTCGATCAGGCCGCCGCCCGATTCCGCGAACATGGCGGCCGGTCGGTGCTGATCGGCCGGATGATCCCGGCGGTGCGCACGCTGATCTCCATCCCCGCCGGGGTGTCGGAGATGCCGCTGGGGTCCTTCCTGCTCTACACCA
The nucleotide sequence above comes from Azospirillum sp. TSA2s. Encoded proteins:
- a CDS encoding response regulator, with protein sequence MEADRSKPLRILLVEDEPLVAMAIEDSLEVQNVGVVGPAGTVAEALELIAKGGIDAALLDVTLRGERVDSVADALSARGIPFVFTTGHGAAGLPRSHQDRPVLTKPFREVEMTDAIDRYFRGAA
- a CDS encoding NnrS family protein; amino-acid sequence: MSSPSLAGRDDGPAIPILFQYGFRFFFLFSGVAAVGLLGAWLGVLVTGEWPEHAVGASAWHAHEMLFGTVVAAVAGFLLTAVPSWTGTKAVSGAPLMALAALWIAGRVAVFPWTGMPEPVAAVIDIAFLPGLGLALGRPLVAAGKWRNSAFLILIGLLTTANLLIHLDWLELLEGGTDAGFALGLGVVLMMVTVIGGRILPAFTRNGLGKAGLGVRSWPMVERPVLVLTLALIPAAMVAPESVVTGLIALAAAVAHAVRLAGWQGWKAWRSPILWILHVGYLWVPVALGLRGLHALAGLPAAAGTHALTVGAFATLILAVMSRASLGHTGRPLAVSRLTVAAYVLLTVAAVARTASPLLPVELVWSALQCSGYAWVAAFTLYLVAYAPVLLSPRVDGRPG
- a CDS encoding winged helix-turn-helix domain-containing protein — translated: MPRPDSLSLREARRIAIAAQGFPNTPPEADPVEARHARRLIGRLGLVQIDSVNVLVRSHYLPLFSRLGPYEAALLDRLAYGGKRRSLFEYWGHEASLIPVEQQPLFRWRMARAERGEGIYGELARFAAERRPYIDSVLAEVAARGPLGASELSEAGRGAGGWWGWSDGKRAVEFLFWAGLVTTAGRRGFERLYDLPERVLPSAVLDTPTSEEAEAQRALLRIAARAHGVATERDLRDYHRLEVADARLRIAELVEAGDLLPVTVEGWERTAYVTPDLRIPRKTPARALLSPFDSLIWERQRTERLFGARIRLEIYTPAHKREHGYYVLPFLMDERIAARVDLKSDRKASALLVQAAHTEPHASHGTVAPPLAAELRRLAGWLGLERVTMTGGGDLAPALAAELRLTGADAPLTPDGRAAAGSRTSPPSG
- a CDS encoding Lrp/AsnC family transcriptional regulator, which gives rise to MAAIKLDRHEKGILAALQENARLTMQELGDTVGLSASPCWRRVRSMEDIGVIRRYTVQLDPRKLGLGECVFAHVTLERHKENAVEQFETAIADMPEVLECFAVTGDADYLLRIVVPTTEDYGRFLSERIFSIPAVSHVKSSVTLKEVKFETRLPLDHLE
- a CDS encoding DedA family protein, giving the protein MFDWIVAMVEHTGYVGVALLMFAENLFPPIPSELILPLAGFTAARGDLGLVMVIVSGTGGALLGALFWYLIGRWVGCRRLKRWAGRHGRWLTIAPEEVDQAAARFREHGGRSVLIGRMIPAVRTLISIPAGVSEMPLGSFLLYTTVGTALWTTFLASAGYLLEDRYQQVAGWLNPVSNIVFAGIALWYVYRVATFGRRTSGQPAE